From a region of the Corallococcus coralloides DSM 2259 genome:
- a CDS encoding putative metal-binding motif-containing protein — translation MSTLVLGRQEAQPGEPLRVAVLLADTWRGDVLFQADAFEQTCDTAPVASEVLPAVPTDKGQVTQARLDLTAEDLDQDGFVSAARGGTDCDDANANIHPGAVERCNGVDDNCVDGERDAVDAPTWYADTDLDGHGGTPVRACVAPAGAYAVRDDCDDRNRLVHPGQAESLCDGKDDNCNGDVDEGFNVGAPCTTAQSLPGRLTCDTAIPTRAVCTAIPSVTGTDSSEVLE, via the coding sequence GTGTCCACCCTCGTGCTGGGGCGCCAGGAAGCACAGCCCGGGGAGCCCCTCCGGGTAGCGGTCTTGCTGGCCGACACCTGGCGAGGCGACGTCCTCTTCCAAGCCGATGCGTTCGAGCAGACCTGCGACACGGCGCCCGTCGCGAGCGAAGTGCTTCCAGCAGTCCCGACGGACAAGGGACAGGTGACCCAGGCGCGGCTCGACCTGACCGCCGAGGACCTGGACCAGGATGGGTTTGTCTCCGCGGCCCGGGGCGGTACCGACTGTGATGACGCGAACGCGAACATCCATCCCGGCGCCGTGGAGCGGTGCAACGGGGTGGATGACAACTGCGTCGACGGAGAGCGCGACGCGGTGGATGCCCCGACGTGGTACGCCGACACGGACCTGGACGGCCATGGTGGGACGCCGGTCCGCGCCTGCGTCGCCCCTGCTGGCGCGTATGCCGTGCGCGACGACTGCGACGACCGCAATCGACTCGTCCATCCAGGTCAGGCCGAGTCCCTTTGCGATGGCAAGGACGACAACTGCAATGGCGACGTCGATGAAGGCTTCAATGTTGGCGCCCCTTGCACCACGGCGCAGTCCCTCCCCGGCAGACTGACCTGTGACACCGCGATTCCCACGCGCGCTGTCTGCACGGCCATTCCTTCGGTCACGGGAACCGATTCCTCCGAGGTCCTGGAATGA
- the uppS gene encoding polyprenyl diphosphate synthase, whose protein sequence is MDRPPTVLPTALEVQVRARPLPRHVGIIMDGNGRWAELRGQPRLEGHREGSVSVREVTRAARRLGVQALTLYAFSSQNWARPPEEVAGLMDLLREYLESERAEILDNGIRLNAIGEVDKLPRYVREPLERLRADSAHNTGMVLTLALSYGGREELLRAARDLAQAAARGELDPAHLDADDLESRLWTAGLPPVDLIVRTSGEQRISNFLLWQLAYAELCFTDALWPDFRTEEFLRCLSQFQGRERRFGLTSAQVNRDDTPQRAKA, encoded by the coding sequence ATGGATCGCCCTCCCACAGTGTTGCCCACCGCCCTCGAGGTCCAGGTCAGGGCCCGGCCCCTTCCGCGCCACGTGGGCATCATCATGGACGGCAACGGCCGCTGGGCGGAGCTTCGCGGACAGCCCCGGCTGGAGGGACACCGCGAGGGCAGCGTGAGCGTCCGGGAGGTCACCCGCGCCGCCCGCCGCCTGGGCGTGCAGGCCCTCACCCTCTACGCCTTCTCCTCCCAGAACTGGGCCCGCCCGCCGGAAGAGGTCGCCGGCCTCATGGACCTGCTGCGCGAGTACCTGGAGTCCGAGCGCGCGGAGATCCTCGACAACGGCATCCGACTCAACGCCATTGGCGAGGTGGACAAGCTGCCCCGCTACGTCCGCGAGCCCCTGGAGCGCCTCCGGGCGGACTCCGCCCACAACACGGGCATGGTGCTCACCCTGGCGCTCTCCTACGGCGGCCGCGAGGAGCTGCTGCGCGCCGCGCGCGACCTGGCGCAAGCGGCGGCCCGCGGCGAGCTGGACCCCGCGCACCTGGACGCCGACGACCTGGAGTCGCGGCTGTGGACCGCGGGGCTGCCGCCGGTGGACCTCATCGTCCGCACCAGCGGCGAGCAGCGCATCTCCAACTTCCTGCTCTGGCAACTGGCGTACGCCGAGCTGTGCTTCACCGACGCCCTGTGGCCCGACTTCCGCACCGAGGAGTTCCTCCGCTGCCTGTCGCAGTTCCAGGGCCGCGAGAGGCGCTTCGGTCTGACGTCCGCCCAGGTCAACCGGGACGACACCCCCCAGCGGGCCAAGGCGTGA
- a CDS encoding DUF4215 domain-containing protein: MTPQSSHRQLASRAWMVLAFLLPLLTVCSDPPDRTCPSGLLCPEGRQCAAKQDICIPSDCGDGAVEDGEACDDGNVIDGDGCNRTCTSLEVCGNGVVDIAKGEKCDDGNTLGGDACSADCRSSEVCGNGVRDTAVGEVCDDGNNVSGDGCSADCLSQETCGNGYTDAAKEERCDDGNTEDGDGCSADCHVAEVCGDGARQGREQCDTQGESGTCNANCTLPACGDGIVNAAAGEQCEHNNTSSRSCPYGQATCTVCREDCMAFVAAQGNVCGDGARDAAYEACDDSNTTTETSCPYGQASCQRCSRDCQSALALRGNVCGDGIQDPSAANEACDDGNTTTETACPYGVASCVICRSDCKETLSVTGNTCGDGVRDPVNEACDDGNVSTETTCPYGTESCQRCSSDCKTALSLQGNVCGDGVWAPSNEACDDGNTLTCGSCSADCKVKTLQAATGTITASASTNMNDGETFTISDGINTPVTFEVDRNGSLQNPAHQRVQVENNTPATQVALIIRDAINAVAEPFEIEASVVIGTFVVNVTHNLKGSIGNQTMTEKITNTAFKVSGMNGGSGYDCAQGTKCVGNEDCAYDLICDGARVCSPP, encoded by the coding sequence ATGACGCCCCAATCTTCTCACCGGCAGCTCGCGTCACGCGCGTGGATGGTGCTGGCCTTCTTGCTTCCCCTGCTCACCGTCTGTTCCGACCCTCCGGACCGGACCTGTCCTTCGGGATTGCTGTGTCCCGAGGGACGCCAGTGCGCCGCGAAGCAGGACATCTGCATCCCCTCGGATTGCGGCGATGGCGCCGTCGAGGACGGCGAGGCCTGTGACGACGGCAACGTCATCGACGGTGACGGCTGCAACCGCACGTGCACCTCTCTGGAGGTGTGCGGAAACGGCGTCGTGGACATCGCCAAGGGCGAGAAGTGCGACGACGGCAACACGCTGGGCGGTGATGCCTGCAGCGCGGACTGCCGCTCCAGCGAGGTCTGCGGGAACGGCGTGCGTGACACCGCCGTGGGCGAGGTGTGCGACGACGGCAACAACGTGAGTGGTGACGGGTGCAGCGCGGACTGCTTGTCCCAGGAGACGTGCGGCAATGGCTACACCGACGCCGCCAAGGAGGAGCGCTGCGACGACGGCAACACCGAGGACGGCGACGGGTGCAGCGCGGACTGCCATGTGGCCGAGGTCTGCGGCGACGGCGCTCGTCAGGGCCGTGAGCAGTGTGACACCCAGGGCGAGTCGGGCACCTGCAATGCCAACTGCACCCTACCGGCGTGTGGCGACGGAATCGTGAATGCCGCCGCTGGTGAGCAGTGCGAACACAACAACACGTCCTCGAGGAGCTGCCCCTATGGCCAGGCGACCTGCACCGTCTGCCGGGAGGACTGCATGGCATTCGTCGCCGCCCAGGGCAACGTCTGTGGTGACGGTGCACGGGACGCGGCCTATGAAGCCTGCGACGACAGCAACACCACCACCGAGACTTCCTGTCCCTACGGGCAAGCGTCCTGCCAGAGGTGCAGCAGAGACTGTCAGAGCGCTCTCGCCCTCCGAGGCAATGTCTGCGGCGATGGCATCCAGGACCCGAGTGCCGCGAATGAGGCGTGCGACGACGGCAACACCACGACCGAGACGGCCTGCCCGTATGGGGTGGCGAGCTGCGTGATTTGCAGATCCGACTGCAAGGAGACCCTGAGTGTCACGGGCAACACCTGTGGCGATGGCGTACGGGACCCCGTCAACGAAGCCTGTGACGACGGCAATGTGAGCACGGAGACAACCTGCCCCTACGGCACAGAGAGCTGCCAGCGATGCAGCAGCGACTGCAAGACCGCTCTGTCTCTCCAGGGTAATGTCTGTGGCGATGGCGTATGGGCCCCGTCCAACGAAGCCTGCGACGACGGAAACACGCTCACCTGCGGCTCGTGCAGCGCCGACTGCAAGGTGAAGACGCTCCAGGCGGCGACGGGCACCATCACGGCCTCCGCCAGCACGAATATGAATGATGGTGAGACGTTCACCATCAGCGACGGCATCAACACGCCCGTCACGTTCGAGGTGGACCGCAATGGTTCGCTGCAGAACCCCGCCCACCAGCGGGTCCAGGTTGAAAACAATACGCCCGCGACCCAGGTCGCGCTCATCATCCGGGACGCCATCAACGCGGTGGCCGAGCCGTTCGAAATCGAGGCATCGGTCGTCATCGGAACGTTCGTCGTGAACGTCACCCACAACCTGAAGGGCTCCATCGGCAACCAGACGATGACCGAAAAGATCACCAACACCGCCTTCAAGGTGAGCGGGATGAACGGTGGCAGCGGCTACGACTGCGCCCAGGGCACGAAGTGCGTGGGCAACGAGGACTGCGCATACGACCTCATCTGCGATGGAGCCCGGGTCTGTAGCCCGCCCTGA
- a CDS encoding phosphatidate cytidylyltransferase, translated as MNEKNKNLLIRVVTGITLLPLVLLLLFLGGYYSAILLAGAAAVCAGEYYLITQKRLGAAAWVGMAFAFVMPLLPLRDAARTGEAAFWLTSVFFFFAWIYNLFRGVLAEAPTRAAHLVTGFLYGSIGLTALSALRLLPEGHAWVICALTITWANDTLAYFAGRFLGKHKLYPAVSPNKTWEGFFGGMVGSVLGMFVAKLGFFPIFTVWDCVVLGILGGLLGPVGDLCESMLKRAYGVKDSGKLIPGHGGVLDRIDALIFNAPLVFVYVQFVRHLLP; from the coding sequence GTGAACGAGAAGAACAAGAACCTCCTCATCCGCGTTGTCACTGGCATCACCCTGCTGCCGCTGGTGCTCCTGCTCCTGTTCCTGGGCGGGTACTACAGCGCCATCCTCCTGGCGGGTGCCGCGGCCGTGTGCGCCGGCGAGTACTACCTCATCACGCAGAAGCGCCTGGGCGCCGCCGCCTGGGTGGGCATGGCCTTCGCCTTCGTGATGCCGCTGTTGCCGCTGCGGGACGCCGCGCGCACGGGCGAGGCCGCCTTCTGGCTGACGTCCGTCTTCTTCTTCTTCGCGTGGATCTACAACCTGTTCCGGGGCGTGCTCGCGGAGGCCCCCACCCGGGCCGCGCACCTCGTCACGGGCTTCCTCTACGGCTCCATTGGCCTCACCGCGCTGTCCGCGCTGCGCCTGTTGCCGGAAGGGCACGCGTGGGTCATCTGCGCGCTCACCATCACCTGGGCCAACGACACGCTTGCGTACTTCGCGGGCCGCTTCCTGGGGAAGCACAAGCTCTACCCCGCGGTGAGCCCGAACAAGACGTGGGAGGGCTTCTTCGGCGGCATGGTCGGCTCCGTGCTGGGCATGTTCGTCGCCAAGCTCGGCTTCTTCCCCATCTTCACCGTGTGGGACTGTGTGGTGCTGGGCATCCTGGGGGGCCTGCTGGGCCCTGTCGGTGACCTCTGCGAGTCCATGCTCAAGCGCGCCTACGGCGTGAAGGACTCCGGAAAGCTCATTCCCGGACACGGCGGCGTGCTGGATCGCATCGACGCGCTCATCTTCAACGCGCCGCTGGTGTTCGTCTATGTGCAGTTCGTGAGGCACCTGCTGCCGTAA